In one Mycobacterium sp. NBC_00419 genomic region, the following are encoded:
- a CDS encoding response regulator transcription factor produces MVDDDPDVRTSVARGLRHSGFDVRVAATGKEALRLLSTENHDALVLDVQMPELDGVAVVTALRALGNDIPICVLSARDTVNDRIAGLEAGADDYLTKPFDLGELVARLHALLRRAASSAEGSDAVTIGSLTIDTARRLVFVQGDRVELTKREFDLLAVLAENSGVVLSRQRLLELVWGYDFDVDTNVADVFISYLRRKLERDGVPRVIQTVRGIGYVLRAEP; encoded by the coding sequence ATGGTCGATGACGACCCGGACGTACGAACCTCAGTGGCCCGTGGGCTGCGGCATTCAGGTTTCGACGTCCGGGTGGCTGCGACCGGCAAGGAAGCGCTGCGGTTGCTCTCGACCGAGAACCACGACGCGCTCGTTCTGGACGTCCAGATGCCCGAGCTCGACGGGGTGGCCGTGGTGACAGCGCTGCGCGCGTTGGGCAACGACATTCCGATCTGTGTGCTCTCGGCACGCGACACCGTCAACGACCGCATCGCCGGTTTGGAGGCGGGTGCCGACGACTATCTGACCAAGCCGTTCGATCTGGGTGAGTTGGTGGCGCGGCTGCATGCACTGCTGCGCCGAGCCGCCAGTTCGGCCGAGGGTTCCGACGCGGTCACGATCGGATCCCTGACCATCGACACCGCCCGCCGGCTGGTGTTCGTCCAGGGTGACCGGGTCGAGCTGACCAAGCGAGAGTTCGATCTGCTGGCGGTGCTCGCCGAGAACTCCGGTGTGGTGCTGTCCCGACAGCGGTTGCTCGAACTGGTCTGGGGCTACGACTTCGACGTCGACACCAACGTCGCCGACGTGTTCATCAGTTATCTGCGGCGCAAGCTCGAACGCGACGGGGTGCCGCGGGTCATTCAGACTGTTCGCGGGATTGGATATGTGCTGCGGGCGGAGCCGTGA
- a CDS encoding hemophore, whose translation MPWPIPSSAAGLRRVLGGALAVTALGGGAALAPMPATAAPDPCAASSIAKTVGGVANNTGTYLDAHPQTNQALTTISQQQAGPQTLVALKSYFDANPQAAKELQAIQQPLTSLSTQCKLPVSLPQLLGLMQTAQTAGATPAQAVAGVTTTSSVPAVPAGVGPLPGPSASTAR comes from the coding sequence ATGCCCTGGCCCATCCCGTCTTCTGCCGCCGGATTGCGGCGCGTTCTGGGCGGCGCGCTGGCCGTCACCGCACTCGGTGGCGGTGCCGCGCTCGCCCCCATGCCGGCCACCGCGGCCCCGGACCCCTGCGCGGCAAGCTCGATCGCCAAGACCGTTGGGGGTGTGGCGAACAACACCGGCACGTACCTCGATGCGCACCCGCAGACCAACCAGGCGCTGACGACGATCTCCCAACAACAGGCCGGGCCCCAGACGCTGGTCGCCCTCAAGAGCTACTTTGACGCCAACCCACAGGCGGCCAAGGAGTTGCAGGCCATCCAGCAGCCGCTGACGAGCCTGTCCACCCAGTGCAAGTTGCCGGTGAGCCTGCCGCAACTGCTCGGGTTGATGCAGACCGCCCAGACCGCCGGCGCGACTCCCGCCCAGGCGGTCGCCGGCGTCACGACCACGTCGTCGGTGCCGGCTGTCCCGGCTGGAGTGGGCCCGCTGCCCGGTCCGTCGGCGTCGACGGCGCGGTAG
- a CDS encoding XRE family transcriptional regulator, protein MTVAADSRPDAEPSPGASTTFDERPVEFWPTSSIRAALENGDITIWQRIVVAVKRDPFGRTARQVEEVLENSQPYGISKALAEVLIRARNHLESNERAEAARHVRLLLDRSGLTEPEFASRIGVAPADLSTYLDASVSPPASLMIRMRRLSDRFAKMRAQRANGDS, encoded by the coding sequence GTGACGGTGGCAGCGGACTCCCGCCCCGATGCCGAACCCTCGCCGGGCGCGTCCACCACATTCGACGAGCGTCCGGTCGAATTCTGGCCGACGTCCTCCATCCGTGCCGCGCTGGAGAACGGTGACATCACCATCTGGCAGCGCATCGTGGTGGCCGTCAAGCGTGATCCGTTCGGCCGCACCGCCCGGCAGGTCGAGGAGGTGCTGGAGAACTCCCAGCCGTACGGCATCTCCAAAGCGCTCGCCGAGGTGTTGATCCGGGCCAGGAACCATTTGGAGTCCAACGAGCGCGCCGAAGCCGCCCGGCATGTGCGGCTGCTGCTGGACCGCTCCGGGCTGACCGAGCCCGAGTTCGCCTCCCGCATCGGGGTGGCCCCGGCGGACCTGAGCACCTACCTCGACGCCAGCGTCAGCCCGCCCGCGTCGCTGATGATCCGGATGCGCAGGCTCTCGGACCGCTTCGCCAAGATGCGGGCCCAGCGGGCCAACGGCGACAGCTGA
- a CDS encoding AI-2E family transporter, translated as MPARATSDDDAVDPLIRKAAAWSWRLLVIAGVIAVLLWLVAKLQVIIVPVALATMVAALMLPAVDWLDRRGAPRGGAVALVLLGGLGVFGGILTFVVSQFVSGLPSLVEEVTRSIDSLRDWLIEGPAHLSREQIDNAGNSAIKALRDNQEKLTTGALSTAATLTEIVTGAFLVLFTLIFLLHGGRNIYSFVTRIVPAGTRERVRAAGRAGFGSLIGYVRATFLVALVDAVGIGTGLAIMGVPLALPLASLVFLGAFIPLVGAVISGLLAVIVALLAKGFVYALITLGLIIAVQQLEAHILQPFVMGRAVAIHPLAIVLAIAAGGVLAGIVGALLAVPLVAFLNSAIRVLVAADPVQEAAELEAEDAGIVLDAEPDTVPPKSAN; from the coding sequence ATGCCGGCACGCGCAACCTCAGACGACGATGCTGTCGATCCGCTGATCCGCAAGGCCGCAGCGTGGTCATGGCGCCTGCTGGTCATCGCCGGGGTCATCGCGGTGCTGCTGTGGCTGGTCGCCAAGCTCCAGGTCATCATCGTGCCGGTGGCGCTGGCCACCATGGTGGCCGCACTGATGCTGCCGGCCGTCGACTGGCTCGACCGACGCGGCGCCCCGCGCGGTGGCGCGGTGGCACTGGTGCTCCTCGGCGGCCTCGGGGTGTTCGGCGGGATACTGACTTTCGTTGTCAGCCAATTCGTTTCGGGCCTGCCGAGCCTGGTTGAAGAGGTCACCCGCAGTATCGACAGCCTCCGTGACTGGCTCATCGAGGGGCCCGCGCACCTGAGCCGCGAACAGATCGACAACGCGGGCAACTCCGCGATCAAGGCGCTGCGCGACAACCAGGAGAAGCTCACCACCGGGGCGCTGTCCACGGCCGCCACCCTGACCGAGATCGTCACCGGCGCGTTCCTGGTGCTGTTTACGTTGATCTTCCTGTTGCACGGCGGGCGCAACATCTACTCGTTCGTGACCAGGATCGTCCCGGCCGGAACCCGGGAACGGGTGCGCGCGGCCGGACGGGCCGGGTTCGGGTCGCTGATCGGCTACGTCCGGGCCACCTTCCTGGTGGCACTGGTCGACGCAGTCGGCATCGGCACCGGCCTGGCCATCATGGGCGTGCCACTGGCCCTGCCGCTGGCCTCACTGGTGTTCCTGGGCGCCTTCATCCCCCTGGTCGGTGCGGTGATCAGCGGTCTGCTGGCCGTCATCGTCGCCCTGCTGGCCAAGGGCTTCGTCTACGCCCTCATCACGCTCGGGCTGATCATTGCGGTGCAGCAGTTGGAGGCCCACATTCTGCAGCCGTTCGTGATGGGCCGCGCGGTCGCGATCCATCCGCTGGCGATCGTGCTCGCCATCGCCGCGGGCGGTGTGCTGGCAGGCATCGTCGGGGCACTGCTGGCGGTGCCGTTGGTGGCATTCCTCAACAGCGCCATCCGGGTGCTGGTCGCCGCCGACCCCGTTCAGGAGGCCGCCGAACTCGAGGCCGAGGACGCCGGAATCGTGTTGGACGCCGAACCTGACACCGTGCCGCCGAAGTCGGCTAACTAA
- a CDS encoding DUF3054 domain-containing protein encodes MDSRSETRSVAAALAADVVLVVVFCTIGRRSHAEGLTLSGIAETAWPFLSGTLTGWLLARAWRAPTAVAPTGLIVWVSTVVIGMLLRKASSQGVAVSFVVVASLVTALFLLGWRAAVTLAGKRRS; translated from the coding sequence ATGGACAGTCGTAGCGAAACCCGTTCTGTTGCAGCGGCACTGGCGGCCGACGTCGTCCTGGTTGTGGTGTTCTGCACGATCGGGCGCCGCAGCCACGCAGAAGGCCTGACGCTGAGCGGCATCGCCGAGACCGCGTGGCCGTTCCTGTCGGGAACGTTGACCGGCTGGCTGCTGGCGCGGGCGTGGCGGGCCCCCACTGCGGTGGCGCCGACCGGCCTGATCGTGTGGGTATCCACGGTTGTCATCGGAATGTTGTTGCGCAAAGCCAGTTCTCAGGGCGTTGCGGTCAGCTTCGTCGTGGTGGCCTCACTGGTGACGGCGCTGTTTCTCCTCGGCTGGCGCGCCGCTGTCACGTTGGCGGGAAAGCGCCGCAGCTAG
- a CDS encoding heme-binding protein — MLISARLARRAVVGAIGAGAAAGAILVGTAPLALADPPPNCTAADLAGVSAGVSAATSAYLFTHPDVNAFFTGLEGAPRDTIRTEVQKYLDYNPSVKADLQGIRQPLVDLKNRCGGSPDLPAS; from the coding sequence ATGTTGATTTCTGCCCGTCTGGCCCGTCGCGCGGTAGTCGGAGCGATCGGCGCGGGCGCTGCCGCCGGTGCGATCCTGGTTGGCACGGCCCCTCTTGCGCTGGCCGATCCGCCGCCGAACTGCACTGCCGCTGACCTTGCCGGGGTGTCCGCCGGGGTTTCGGCTGCGACGTCGGCTTACCTGTTCACCCATCCTGACGTCAACGCCTTCTTCACCGGCCTCGAGGGTGCGCCGCGTGACACCATCCGCACGGAAGTCCAGAAGTACCTGGACTACAACCCGTCGGTGAAGGCTGACCTGCAGGGCATCCGCCAGCCGCTGGTCGACCTCAAGAACCGCTGCGGCGGTAGCCCTGATCTCCCAGCCTCCTAG
- a CDS encoding MMPL family transporter: MMRLSSNLRRFRWLVFAGWLLALVPAIYLALTQSHQLTGGGFDVDGSQSLHVQYQLEDHFPDQGASPLAMVAAPRADASYEDMNKAVAQLEAIAKGVPSVSVVPNPAQPAPAPDRPYVVSLRLDFNNTGAVDVSRQLRQKIGVQGDQPGQTENGRVRLYVIGQGALGAAAQTTTKHDIAEAERWNLPIVLIVLLAVFGSLAAAAIPLVLGLFTVVITMGVVYALSTITSMSVFVTSTVSMFGIALAVDYSLFILMRFREELRAGRDPQQAADAAMATSGLAVVLSGLTVIASLTGIYLIDTPILRSMATGAILAVAVAVLTSTTLIPAVLATFGRSAAKRSPALQWSRRADATQSRFWTRWVGEVMRRPWLSALSATVVLLLMAAPAFSMVLGNSMQRQFPSSHEIRGGVAAAAEALGPGSLGPVRVLAEFPGGGASDPKNAAALEGISAEMGKAPNIVSVSTPVFSDDNRSALVSAVLSVDPEDLAARQTVDWMRANLPKVPAAAGVQIDVGGPTALIKDFDDQVSQKQPLVLVFVALIAFVMLLIAIRSVFLALKGVLMTVLSVAAAYGSLVMVFQWGWLEGLGFEQITSIDSTIPPLVLAMTFGLSMDYEIFLLTRIRERYLQTGDTRDSVAYGVATSARTITSAALIMIAVFIGFAFAGMPLVAQMGVACAVAIAVDATVVRLILVPALMAMFDQWNWWLPPWLDRILPSVDFEKPLPKVDLGDLVVIPDDISSLMPPSADLKMVVKGAARLKDLAPDAVCVADPMAFTGCGSLGGDLAGRVRGSDDATRPLPQRIPAGATTTVERKPIRSYLAARTAAPRPVHPVTMWRGRLAIALEALETDADVTRAGVERLSPVETTNVQLPTGDRLQIPTCAETLRLQAFLILCRNSHADYADFAGLVDVMDYQTAAVVLTGMDRYYCSQRTERQWVSTQLVRRLADPSPSDDDEQWAGPEAGAEWETIRQRCLSVAVAILEEAR; this comes from the coding sequence ATGATGCGTCTGAGCAGCAACCTGCGCAGATTCCGCTGGCTGGTCTTCGCAGGCTGGCTGTTGGCCCTCGTGCCGGCGATCTATCTGGCTCTGACTCAGTCTCACCAGCTCACCGGTGGCGGCTTCGACGTCGACGGTTCCCAGTCGCTGCACGTGCAGTACCAACTCGAGGACCACTTCCCCGATCAGGGCGCTTCTCCGCTGGCGATGGTCGCCGCCCCGCGTGCCGATGCCTCCTACGAGGACATGAACAAGGCGGTGGCCCAGCTCGAGGCGATCGCCAAGGGAGTGCCAAGCGTGTCGGTGGTGCCCAACCCGGCTCAGCCGGCACCCGCACCGGACCGCCCCTACGTCGTGTCACTACGACTGGACTTCAACAACACCGGCGCCGTCGACGTATCCCGCCAGCTGCGGCAGAAGATCGGCGTCCAGGGTGACCAGCCCGGACAGACCGAGAACGGCCGGGTCCGCCTCTACGTCATCGGGCAGGGCGCGCTCGGCGCCGCCGCCCAGACCACCACCAAGCACGACATCGCCGAAGCCGAGCGCTGGAACCTTCCGATCGTTCTGATTGTTTTGCTCGCGGTGTTCGGGTCGCTGGCCGCGGCCGCCATCCCGTTGGTGCTGGGCCTGTTCACCGTGGTGATCACGATGGGAGTGGTCTACGCCCTGTCGACGATCACGTCGATGTCGGTCTTCGTGACCTCGACGGTGTCGATGTTCGGCATCGCCCTGGCCGTGGACTATTCGCTGTTCATCCTGATGCGCTTCCGGGAGGAACTGCGCGCCGGACGCGACCCGCAGCAGGCGGCTGATGCCGCGATGGCGACCTCCGGACTCGCGGTGGTGCTGTCCGGCCTGACTGTCATCGCGTCGCTGACGGGCATCTATCTCATCGACACCCCGATCCTGCGGTCCATGGCCACCGGGGCGATCCTGGCGGTCGCGGTGGCGGTGCTGACGTCGACCACGCTCATCCCGGCGGTGCTGGCCACGTTCGGCCGGTCCGCGGCCAAACGCTCGCCCGCGCTGCAGTGGTCGCGCCGTGCCGACGCCACCCAGTCCCGGTTCTGGACCCGCTGGGTCGGTGAGGTCATGCGCCGTCCGTGGCTGTCGGCGCTGTCGGCGACGGTGGTGCTGCTCCTGATGGCCGCCCCGGCGTTCTCCATGGTGCTCGGCAACAGCATGCAGCGGCAGTTCCCGTCCTCCCACGAGATCCGCGGCGGTGTGGCGGCGGCAGCCGAAGCGCTCGGGCCCGGCTCCCTGGGTCCGGTGCGGGTGCTGGCGGAGTTCCCCGGCGGCGGCGCCTCCGATCCCAAGAACGCCGCGGCGCTAGAGGGGATCAGCGCCGAGATGGGCAAGGCGCCCAACATCGTGTCGGTATCCACGCCGGTGTTCTCCGACGACAACCGCAGCGCGTTGGTCTCCGCGGTGCTCTCGGTGGACCCCGAGGACCTGGCCGCGCGCCAGACCGTCGACTGGATGCGCGCCAACCTGCCCAAGGTGCCCGCCGCGGCCGGCGTGCAGATCGACGTCGGTGGCCCGACCGCGCTGATCAAGGACTTCGACGACCAGGTGTCACAGAAGCAGCCGTTGGTGCTGGTCTTCGTCGCGCTGATCGCCTTCGTCATGCTGCTGATCGCCATCAGGTCGGTGTTCCTGGCGCTCAAGGGCGTGCTGATGACGGTGCTGTCCGTCGCGGCCGCCTACGGCAGCCTGGTGATGGTGTTCCAGTGGGGCTGGCTGGAAGGCCTGGGCTTCGAGCAGATCACCTCCATCGACAGCACGATCCCGCCGCTGGTGCTGGCCATGACCTTCGGCTTGTCGATGGACTACGAGATCTTCCTGCTCACCCGCATCCGGGAGCGTTACCTGCAGACCGGCGACACCCGCGACTCGGTCGCCTACGGCGTGGCCACCAGCGCGCGCACCATCACCAGCGCGGCACTGATCATGATCGCGGTGTTCATCGGATTCGCCTTCGCGGGCATGCCGCTGGTGGCCCAGATGGGCGTGGCGTGCGCCGTCGCGATCGCCGTCGACGCCACCGTGGTCCGGCTGATCCTGGTGCCCGCCCTGATGGCGATGTTCGACCAGTGGAACTGGTGGTTGCCGCCGTGGCTGGACCGCATCCTGCCGTCGGTGGACTTCGAAAAGCCGCTACCGAAAGTCGACCTGGGCGATCTCGTCGTCATCCCCGACGACATCTCGTCGCTGATGCCGCCGTCGGCAGATCTGAAGATGGTGGTCAAGGGCGCCGCCCGGCTCAAGGACCTGGCTCCCGACGCCGTCTGCGTCGCCGATCCGATGGCGTTCACCGGGTGCGGCAGCCTCGGCGGCGACCTGGCCGGCAGGGTGCGCGGCAGCGATGACGCCACCCGGCCGTTGCCTCAGCGAATCCCGGCGGGTGCCACCACCACCGTCGAGCGCAAGCCGATCCGGTCCTACCTGGCCGCCAGGACGGCCGCTCCGCGCCCGGTGCACCCCGTGACGATGTGGCGCGGCCGGTTGGCCATCGCGCTCGAGGCGCTGGAGACCGACGCCGACGTCACCCGCGCCGGTGTCGAGCGGCTCAGCCCGGTGGAGACCACGAACGTGCAGCTGCCCACCGGTGACCGGCTGCAGATTCCGACCTGCGCGGAGACGCTGCGACTGCAGGCGTTCCTGATCCTGTGCCGCAACAGCCACGCCGACTACGCCGACTTCGCCGGTCTGGTCGATGTGATGGATTACCAGACCGCTGCGGTGGTACTCACCGGAATGGACCGGTATTACTGTTCACAGCGAACTGAGCGACAATGGGTCTCAACCCAGTTGGTGCGCAGGCTTGCCGACCCCAGCCCGTCGGACGACGACGAGCAGTGGGCGGGTCCGGAGGCCGGCGCCGAATGGGAGACGATCAGGCAGCGTTGCCTTTCGGTGGCAGTGGCGATCCTGGAGGAGGCGAGGTGA
- a CDS encoding HAMP domain-containing sensor histidine kinase, which translates to MRWPGRSTSLRTRVAIAATLAAAIVVALLAVLTSIVLANNDAAQLDRRLDSIVDASMYPEQLQDPQHGVLTTGRSRSTGQVVFQRGFQLPQLPPGTATVDVNGVDYRVRTVPVDQAGGILVSIGIREDSILLSRARIPVYILIGSTALLVAAGLGWLLAGPAVRPLRRLTEQTRRLGKGIEQMEPVHGAKEAEDLSEAMAQMLRRLADAQAATTNSLQAAQDFAANAAHELRTPLTAMRADLDTLRIHDLPAEERAEVVADLSRAQRRVEAIITALGQLASGQLARVEDREPIDVAEMLDRVARENMRSDAEVQITVEADDPGMIWGWPAGLRLAVDNLVRNAVTHGMATRIVLTARRSASHLVITVDDDGRGLPAEEHDAVLGRFARGSTATVGGSGLGLALVAQQAALHGGTIELADGPLGGLRATLTVSTGAETVGAQGNTS; encoded by the coding sequence GTGAGGTGGCCGGGACGTAGCACCTCGCTGCGCACCCGGGTCGCCATCGCCGCCACGCTGGCCGCCGCGATCGTTGTTGCGCTACTGGCCGTACTGACCTCGATCGTTCTTGCGAACAACGATGCGGCACAACTGGATCGGCGCCTGGACTCGATCGTCGACGCGAGCATGTACCCGGAGCAGCTCCAAGACCCCCAGCACGGTGTGCTGACCACGGGACGATCCCGCTCCACCGGGCAGGTGGTGTTCCAGCGTGGCTTCCAGTTACCGCAGCTTCCGCCCGGCACGGCGACCGTGGACGTCAACGGCGTCGACTATCGGGTGCGTACCGTGCCGGTCGATCAAGCCGGTGGGATTCTGGTGTCGATCGGCATCCGCGAGGACAGCATTCTGTTGAGCCGGGCCCGGATTCCGGTGTACATCCTGATCGGTTCGACCGCACTGCTGGTCGCTGCCGGCCTGGGCTGGCTGCTCGCCGGGCCCGCGGTGCGGCCCCTGCGCCGGCTCACCGAGCAGACTCGTCGCCTCGGTAAGGGCATCGAGCAGATGGAACCCGTGCACGGGGCCAAGGAGGCCGAGGATCTGTCCGAGGCGATGGCCCAGATGCTGCGCCGCCTCGCCGATGCTCAAGCGGCAACCACGAATTCGCTTCAGGCCGCGCAGGATTTCGCCGCCAACGCCGCCCACGAGTTGCGCACCCCCCTGACCGCGATGCGCGCCGATCTGGACACCTTGCGCATCCACGATCTGCCTGCCGAGGAACGGGCCGAGGTGGTGGCCGACCTGTCTCGGGCCCAGCGGCGGGTGGAGGCCATCATCACCGCGCTGGGTCAATTGGCCTCGGGGCAACTGGCCCGTGTCGAGGACCGCGAGCCGATCGACGTCGCGGAGATGCTCGACCGAGTGGCGCGGGAGAACATGCGCTCGGACGCCGAGGTGCAGATCACGGTCGAGGCCGACGATCCCGGCATGATCTGGGGCTGGCCGGCGGGTCTGCGCCTGGCAGTGGACAATCTGGTGCGCAATGCGGTCACCCACGGCATGGCGACCCGCATCGTTCTCACCGCCCGTCGCAGCGCATCTCATCTGGTCATTACCGTCGACGACGACGGGCGCGGCCTGCCTGCCGAGGAACACGATGCAGTGCTGGGCCGGTTCGCCAGGGGCAGCACCGCCACGGTGGGTGGTTCAGGTCTGGGATTGGCTCTGGTGGCCCAGCAGGCCGCGTTGCACGGCGGGACGATCGAACTGGCCGACGGACCACTCGGCGGGTTGCGCGCCACCCTGACGGTATCGACAGGGGCGGAGACTGTTGGCGCGCAGGGCAATACGTCCTAG
- a CDS encoding M23 family metallopeptidase encodes MSALAMFTVASCSDTTTTTITSPSTVTVSATTTSTASQPAEFTPVIGSVIAEPVPVPGTDGKTHLDYEVRLSNMLGQDVTLNSVDVISGDRTLLSLSGDQLSYWTRVVGNAATPTDKIGPGQSALVWIDIAIDPTTGAADPTELTHRVSISVATPAPPLLPPTLSESVATTKVAQRSPIAIAPPLDGANWLDGNSCCAMTDHRMAVNPLNSGLWAAERFAIDYVQLQPDARLFNGDRANLTSYAYYGAGVHAVSDGPVVTVVDDQPDQVPGSNPTGLTLDQYGGNYIVQDIGGGNYAFYAHLKPGSIRVKVGDALTADQTIAQLGNSGNSSAPHLHFQVMSSPDPLVSNGLPFLLTGFRLVNRLASAADLDQLEAGQPAVMQPGFEPSEHTDVSPLVLDVMTYGQS; translated from the coding sequence GTGAGCGCGCTCGCGATGTTCACGGTGGCGTCCTGTTCGGACACCACCACGACGACGATCACCTCGCCGTCGACGGTGACGGTGTCGGCGACGACGACCTCGACTGCCAGCCAACCGGCGGAATTCACTCCGGTGATCGGATCCGTCATCGCCGAACCGGTACCGGTCCCCGGCACCGACGGCAAGACCCATCTCGACTACGAGGTGCGGCTGAGCAACATGCTCGGCCAGGACGTCACCCTCAATTCGGTCGACGTCATCAGCGGTGACCGAACCCTGCTGTCGCTGAGCGGCGATCAACTCAGCTACTGGACACGAGTGGTCGGCAACGCCGCCACGCCGACCGACAAGATCGGCCCGGGCCAGAGTGCGCTCGTGTGGATCGACATCGCCATCGACCCCACCACCGGTGCCGCAGACCCCACCGAACTGACCCACCGAGTGTCGATCTCGGTCGCCACACCGGCGCCTCCCCTGCTGCCGCCGACACTGAGCGAGTCGGTGGCGACAACCAAGGTGGCACAACGCAGCCCCATCGCCATCGCCCCGCCGCTGGACGGGGCCAACTGGCTCGACGGAAACAGCTGCTGTGCGATGACCGATCACCGGATGGCGGTCAACCCGCTCAACAGCGGACTGTGGGCCGCCGAACGGTTCGCCATCGACTACGTCCAATTACAGCCCGATGCAAGGCTTTTCAACGGTGACCGGGCGAACCTGACAAGCTATGCCTACTACGGCGCGGGGGTCCACGCGGTGTCCGACGGGCCGGTGGTAACGGTGGTGGACGACCAGCCCGACCAGGTGCCCGGCAGCAATCCCACCGGACTGACGCTGGACCAGTACGGCGGCAACTACATCGTCCAGGACATCGGCGGCGGCAACTACGCCTTCTACGCCCACCTGAAACCGGGCAGCATACGGGTCAAGGTCGGCGATGCGCTGACCGCCGATCAGACCATCGCCCAACTGGGCAACAGCGGCAATTCCAGTGCGCCGCACCTGCATTTCCAGGTGATGAGCAGTCCGGACCCGCTGGTTTCCAACGGCCTGCCCTTCCTGCTCACGGGTTTCAGGCTGGTCAATCGGCTGGCTTCGGCCGCAGATCTCGACCAGCTCGAGGCCGGTCAACCCGCGGTGATGCAACCCGGCTTCGAGCCGAGCGAGCACACCGATGTCAGCCCACTGGTACTGGATGTGATGACGTATGGACAGTCGTAG